One genomic segment of Carassius auratus strain Wakin chromosome 29, ASM336829v1, whole genome shotgun sequence includes these proteins:
- the LOC113048312 gene encoding protein-methionine sulfoxide oxidase mical3b-like isoform X9 gives MWDGQSKTGHLHALFDVFVQAVTCRETLRAFHELCEELKLHPGGQPQFYHTLRSRLHYWKAKALWAKLDKRASQREYMRGHACTSTTCLIIGAGPCGLRTAIELRFLGARVVLVEKRDTFSRNNVLHLWPFTIQDLRGLGAKKFYGKFCAGAIDHISIRQLQLMLLKVALLLGVEVHVNVEFKHLVEPPENQEKRVGWRAEVHPSSHPVSQLEFDVVIGADGRRNTLPGFRRKEFRGKLAIAVTANFINRNTTAEAKVEEISGVAFIFNQRFFQDLRQATGIDLENIVYYKDDTHYFVMTAKKQSLLEKGVILRDYADTEMLLSRDNVDQNALLSYAREAADFSTNHQLPTLDFAINHYGEPDVAMFDFTCMYASENAAMVCQRRGHPLLVALVGDSLLEPFWPMGTGIARGFLGAMDTAWMVRSWGQGNTPSQVLAERESVYRLLPQTTPENVSKNHSQYSMDPASRYPNINMQLIGAAQVCHLIDTGEGPILSLDAVSSPHPRLTRQESVARYSKLLSWCQEQTLGYMNVCVMDFTTSWRSGLALCALIHRFRPDLIDFASLEESEAELNGQLGLDMAEQEFGICPIMTGKEMSTLEESDSLSMVMYLSQLYELLKDTAPAGGNLSSEEKAVLFSSTRSPISLLSKLGQSLSRKRNPKDKKEKETDSVGKRRRTSQTGQSEEEDVPHDTKENKTSELTPGSEPKVGEGHSKVRSMAMQLLAKFEENSLSASATATRRQSYIQMYTGGVSSLAQQIANQIQSQQDQAPMRRELGSQKEFPVNMGGSDVCYFCGRRVYVMERLSAEGKFFHRSCFQCDHCSTTLRLSNYAYDQLHGKFYCKHHFSFRMAQRKRPAPPVTPRPTQAPPAPSSASTSFSSLGSVGTATPPDSCSFIAHTDMVSSQAKRLCGTPERIELENYKPCPKQQDSPLQEVPEETLAHHNLSTSVQEKNTEEQSSSSESDLEEEELAWKKEEEPNIRTNGERELDLGKELKEEEGGENQENQEEEDAEEEDEEEEEEEEEGGGVSEESQDEGDSSDESFEGHSDDTSSVGESTPCNQQEQEESISIHQPPVESPPSLKPPESGPTPTSELSTNPENPPVKRLEVVEEFWLKSAEIRKSLGLTPLPRECDPKHTAAQTSNVKESFYTSVAYIPSCNINSAYQMPRNCDSSSQMQSQSTSPPEPSHTMEGDAGVALEETIGRCSVIHRLSITVEGCVMGDKQDLDLNSTSFGNESILNPDTGLLTPPYSPSHSPLVGKQCCALHHSEPILDREVIFFSSTCAIPVPERGSFNPDLDQARSLPRDEIEILCGDEEEEASRLPERSGVSETGDMASQMDNCRLEHRRTLPDRMVAPLLAGGPEVRLRRSEIKLWGADTCVEEKEKKCNSLFSPCKSRKSVNAVTETQQEPGKHKSLWKTVCSVYKKDKKRKEAMMVAKTLPAATNAESKRKVSGINRTSDLCFRKNPSFSEDTDLSCHALLERCPLRAQRAETEEELNAKLTRRVERAARRQAKQEELRRLHRAQIIQRQLEQVEVKQRQLEEKGIAVEKALRGEADFWGDSSTSNLLDIHLGGMGKKDDPSLMHQWFKLVQEKNALVRYESELMIFARELELEDRQSRLQQELRERMAVDDQLKGEDELAEERRILSEMLDVVEQRDALVALLEEQRVREKEEDSDLEAIMLSKGFSLHWD, from the exons ATGTGGGACGGACAGTCTAAGACGGGTCATTTGCACGCTCTATTCGATGTCTTTGTTCAAGCCGTCACATGCAGGGAGACCCTCAGGGCCTTCCATGAGCTGTGTGAAGAGCTGAAGCTGCATCCCGGTGGTCAGCCGCAGTTCTACCACACTCTGAGGAGCAGACTGCACTACTGGAAGGCCAAAGCACTATGGGCCAAACTGGATAAAAGAGCCAGCCAGAGAGAATACATGAGAGGCCATGCTTGCACCAGCACCACG tGTCTGATCATAGGTGCAGGTCCGTGTGGATTGCGGACAGCTATAGAGCTGCGGTTTCTGGGTGCCAGGGTGGTTCTGGTGGAAAAGCGAGATACTTTCTCACGGAACAATGTTCTTCACCTTTGGCCATTCACCATCCAGGACCTCCGTGGTTTGGGGGCCAAAAAGTTCTACGGGAAGTTCTGTGCTGGAGCCATAGACCATATCA GTATTCGTCAGTTGCAGCTGATGCTTTTAAAGGTGGCCTTGTTACTGGGCGTTGAGGTTCATGTGAATGTGGAGTTCAAACATCTAGTGGAACCTCCAGAGAACCAAGAGAAAC GTGTCGGTTGGCGAGCAGAGGTCCACCCCAGCTCTCATCCAGTCAGTCAGCTGGAGTTTGATGTGGTTATTGGGGCAGATGGTAGAAGAAACACCTTACCAG GGTTTCGCAGGAAGGAGTTTCGGGGGAAACTGGCCATTGCCGTCACGGCGAATTTCATCAATCGCAACACCACGGCCGAGGCTAAAGTGGAGGAGATCAGCGGTGTTGCCTTCATCTTCAACCAGAGGTTTTTCCAGGACCTTCGGCAGGCTACCG GAATTGATCTGGAGAATATAGTATATTACAAAGACGACACTCATTACTTTGTAATGACCGCCAAAAAACAAAGTCTTCTGGAGAAAGGAGTCATTCTGCGC gattatGCTGACACTGAGATGCTGCTGTCCAGGGATAATGTGGACCAGAATGCACTGCTATCATACGCCCGTGAAGCGGCTGATTTCTCTACTAACCATCAGCTCCCTACGCTGGACTTTGCCATCAACCACTATGGGGAGCCAGATGTGGCCATGTTTGACTTTACCTGCATGTACGCCTCTGAGAACGCAGCGATGGTGTGTCAGCGCAGGGGACACCCTCTGCTGGTCGCTCTGGTGGGGGATAGTTTACTAGAG CCGTTCTGGCCAATGGGAACAGGAATTGCTCGGGGCTTCCTGGGAGCCATGGACACGGCCTGGATGGTTCGCAGCTGGGGTCAGGGCAACACCCCTTCACAGGTTCTGGCTGAGAG AGAGAGTGTGTATCGGTTGCTTCCTCAGACAACTCCAGAAAACGTCAGTAAAAACCACAGCCAGTACAGCATGGATCCAGCTAGCCGCTATCCCAACATCAATATGCAACTCATCGGCGCTGCTCAG GTGTGTCATCTCATAGACACAGGTGAGGGGCCAATTCTGAGCCTTGACGCAGTCAGCTCTCCACACCCAAGACTTACACGCCAAG agtCAGTCGCTCGTTACAGTAAGCTGCTGAGCTGGTGTCAGGAGCAAACACTCGGTTACATGAACGTGTGTGTGATGGACTTCACAACTTCCTGGAGGAGCGGCCTGGCCCTGTGCGCTCTGATTCACAGATTCAGACCTGACCTCAT TGATTTTGCGTCTCTGGAGGAGAGTGAGGCGGAGCTCAATGGTCAGCTGGGTTTGGACATGGCGGAGCAGGAATTTGGTATTTGTCCTATAATGACCGGCAAGGAGATGAGCACGCTGGAAGAGAGCGACTCTCTTAGCATGGTCATGTACCTCAGTCAACTCTATGAGCTCCTCAAAGACACAGCACCAGCTGGTG GAAACCTGAGCTCAGAAGAGAAAGCTGTACTGTTCTCTAGCACCAGGTCACCCATCTCACTGCTCAGCAAACTGGGACAGAGTCTGTCCCGCAAACGCAATCCCAAg GATAAGAAAGAGAAGGAAACCGATAGTGTTGGAAAGAGAAGGAGAACAAGCCAGACTGGCCAGTCAGAGGAG GAGGACGTTCCTCATGATAccaaagaaaacaagacttcagAATTAACTCCTGGTTCAGAACCAAAGGTCGGGGAGGGTCACAGCAAGGTTCGGTCCATGGCGATGCAACTGCTGGCTAAATTTGAGGAGAACTCCCTGTCAGCCTCAGCCACTGCAACACGCCGACAG AGCTACATTCAGATGTATACGGGCGGAGTGAGCTCATTGGCTCAGCAGATAGCCAATCAGATTCAGAGTCAGCAGGATCAAGCTCCCATGAGGAGGGAGTTG GGGTCTCAAAAGGAGTTTCCTGTGAATATGGGCGGCAGCGATGTGTGTTATTTCTGTGGCCGTCGTGTTTATGTCATGGAAAGGCTGAGCGCGGAGGGAAAGTTCTTCCACAGGAGCTGCTTCCAGTGTGACCACTGCAGCACCACGTTACGCTTGTCCAACTACGCTTACGACCAGCTACATG GGAAGTTTTACTGTAAGCACCACTTCAGCTTCAGAATGGCTCAGAGAAAGAGACCGGCCCCACCTGTGACCCCTCGACCTACTCAG GCTCCCCCTGCTCCATCTTCGGCTTCCACGTCTTTTTCCTCTCTAGGGTCAGTGGGCACAGCCACCCCACCagacagctgttccttcatcgcCCACACAGATATGGTATCCAGCCAGGCCAAGAGATTGTGTGGTACCCCTGAACGCATTGAGCTGGAGAACTACAAACCCTGTCCAAAGCAACAGGACAGCCCACTGCAGGAGGTCCCAGAGGAGACGCTTGCACATCACAACCTCAGCACCAGCGTGCAGGAGAAGAACACAGAGGAGCAGTCCAG TAGCTCTGAGTCAGACCTTGAGGAGGAGGAGCTTGCCTGGAAGAAGGAGGAGGAGCCGAACATCAGGACcaatggagagagagagttagacctGGGGAAGGAGCTAAAGGaggaagagggaggagagaacCAGGAAAATCAAGAGGAAGAGGATGccgaagaggaggatgaggaggaagaggaagaggaagaagaaggaggaggagTTTCAGAAGAAAGTCAAGACGAGGGAGATTCTAGTGATG AGTCGTTTGAAGGACACAGTGATGACACCAGCTCAGTCGGAGAGTCCACACCATGCAACCAACAGGAACAAGAAGAGTCCATTTCAATCCACCAGCCACCTGTAGAGTCCCCACCCTCTTTGAAACCACCAGAATCAGGCCCCACTCCCACATCTGAGCTATCGACGAACCCTGAGAACCCACCTGTCAAGAGATTAGAGGTCGTAGAGGAGTTCTGGCTGAAGAGCGCCGAGATCAGGAAGAGTTTAGGCCTGACTCCGCTGCCTAGAGAATGCGACCCCAAACATACGGCAGCCCAAACATCTAACGTTAAAGAAAGTTTTTACACCTCAGTCGCCTACATACCGTCGTGCAATATAAATTCTGCCTACCAAATGCCAAGAAACTGCGACTCCAGCTCACAAATGCAATCTCAAAGTACATCCCCGCCTGAACCATCTCACACTATGGAAGGCGATGCAGGTGTTGCTTTAGAAGAGACGATAGGCCGCTGTTCTGTAATCCACAGACTGAGCATCACTGTAGAAGGTTGTGTGATGGGGGACAAGCAGGATTTGGACCTTAATTCCACCTCATTTGGAAATGAAAGCATTTTAAATCCAGACACAGGTCTTCTGACTCCTCCCTACAGCCCATCTCACTCCCCTCTCGTCGGCAAGCAGTGTTGCGCCCTTCACCATTCTGAACCGATACTGGACCGAGAGGTTATCTTCTTCTCATCGACCTGTGCTATTCCTGTTCCAGAGCGGGGCAGCTTTAATCCCGACCTCGATCAAGCTCGGAGTCTTCCTCGGGATGAAATAGAGATCCTGTGTGGAGATGAGGAGGAAGAAGCTTCCAGACTGCCGGAAAGATCCGGTGTCTCAGAAACCGGAGACATGGCCAGCCAGATGGACAACTGTAGGCTGGAGCACAGGAGGACGCTTCCAGACCGGATGGTCGCCCCACTGCTGGCAGGGGGACCCGAGGTCAGGCTTCGCAGGTCAGAGATTAAGTTGTGGGGGGCAGACACGTGTgtggaggagaaagagaaaaagtgCAACTCGTTGTTTTCACCCTGTAAAAGCAGGAAGAGCGTGAACGCAGTGACTGAGACTCAGCAGGAGCCAGGAAAGCACAAGTCCCTCTGGAAGACCGTTTGTTCGGTGTATAAGAAGGACAAAAAGAGGAAGGAGGCTATGATGGTGGCAAAAACTTTACCTGCTGCAACCAACGCCGAGAGCAAGCGGAAAGTGTCGGGAATCAACAGAACCTCAG ACTTGTGTTTCCGAAAAAATCCAAGTTTCTCTGAAGATACAGACTTGTCCTGCCATGCTCTTCTAGAAAGATGTCCTCTTAGGGCTCAG AGAGCAGAAACGGAGGAAGAACTCAATGCCAAGCTGACACGCCGAGTGGAGAGAGCAGCACGCAGACAGGCCAAGCAGGAGGAGCTGCGGAGGCTGCACAGGGCACAG ATAATTCAGCGTCAGTTGGAGCAGGTGGAGGTCAAGCAGAGGCAGCTGGAGGAGAAGGGCATTGCTGTGGAGAAAGCACTCCGAGGCGAAGCAG ACTTCTGGGGAGACTCTAGTACATCTAACCTTTTGGACATACATCTGGGTG GAATGGGAAAGAAAGATGATCCTAGCTTAATGCATCAATGGTTTAAACTGGTGCAGGAGAAGAATGCTCTCGTGCGCTATGAATCTGAGCTCATGATATT TGCACGTGAACTGGAGCTGGAGGACAGACAGAGCCGACTGCAGCAAGAACTGAGAGAGCGCATGGCAGTGGACG accaGCTGAAGGGGGAGGATGAGCTGGCGGAGGAGAGGCGTATATTGAGTGAGATGTTGGATGTGGTGGAGCAGAGGGATGCACTTGTGGCCTTGCTGGAGGAACAGCGAGTGAGGGAGAAAGAAGAGGACAGTGACCTGGAGGCCATCATGCTTTCTAAGGGCTTCAGTCTGCACTGGGACTGA
- the LOC113048312 gene encoding protein-methionine sulfoxide oxidase mical3b-like isoform X3: MWDGQSKTGHLHALFDVFVQAVTCRETLRAFHELCEELKLHPGGQPQFYHTLRSRLHYWKAKALWAKLDKRASQREYMRGHACTSTTCLIIGAGPCGLRTAIELRFLGARVVLVEKRDTFSRNNVLHLWPFTIQDLRGLGAKKFYGKFCAGAIDHISIRQLQLMLLKVALLLGVEVHVNVEFKHLVEPPENQEKRVGWRAEVHPSSHPVSQLEFDVVIGADGRRNTLPGFRRKEFRGKLAIAVTANFINRNTTAEAKVEEISGVAFIFNQRFFQDLRQATGIDLENIVYYKDDTHYFVMTAKKQSLLEKGVILRDYADTEMLLSRDNVDQNALLSYAREAADFSTNHQLPTLDFAINHYGEPDVAMFDFTCMYASENAAMVCQRRGHPLLVALVGDSLLEPFWPMGTGIARGFLGAMDTAWMVRSWGQGNTPSQVLAERESVYRLLPQTTPENVSKNHSQYSMDPASRYPNINMQLIGAAQVCHLIDTGEGPILSLDAVSSPHPRLTRQGMCNLIYTVSHIYIHTQSNMLSVCVESVARYSKLLSWCQEQTLGYMNVCVMDFTTSWRSGLALCALIHRFRPDLIDFASLEESEAELNGQLGLDMAEQEFGICPIMTGKEMSTLEESDSLSMVMYLSQLYELLKDTAPAGGNLSSEEKAVLFSSTRSPISLLSKLGQSLSRKRNPKDKKEKETDSVGKRRRTSQTGQSEEEDVPHDTKENKTSELTPGSEPKVGEGHSKVRSMAMQLLAKFEENSLSASATATRRQSYIQMYTGGVSSLAQQIANQIQSQQDQAPMRRELGSQKEFPVNMGGSDVCYFCGRRVYVMERLSAEGKFFHRSCFQCDHCSTTLRLSNYAYDQLHGKFYCKHHFSFRMAQRKRPAPPVTPRPTQAPPAPSSASTSFSSLGSVGTATPPDSCSFIAHTDMVSSQAKRLCGTPERIELENYKPCPKQQDSPLQEVPEETLAHHNLSTSVQEKNTEEQSSSSESDLEEEELAWKKEEEPNIRTNGERELDLGKELKEEEGGENQENQEEEDAEEEDEEEEEEEEEGGGVSEESQDEGDSSDEGEYCPWQRERLSGVWLEEEEAEFVKAESFEGHSDDTSSVGESTPCNQQEQEESISIHQPPVESPPSLKPPESGPTPTSELSTNPENPPVKRLEVVEEFWLKSAEIRKSLGLTPLPRECDPKHTAAQTSNVKESFYTSVAYIPSCNINSAYQMPRNCDSSSQMQSQSTSPPEPSHTMEGDAGVALEETIGRCSVIHRLSITVEGCVMGDKQDLDLNSTSFGNESILNPDTGLLTPPYSPSHSPLVGKQCCALHHSEPILDREVIFFSSTCAIPVPERGSFNPDLDQARSLPRDEIEILCGDEEEEASRLPERSGVSETGDMASQMDNCRLEHRRTLPDRMVAPLLAGGPEVRLRRSEIKLWGADTCVEEKEKKCNSLFSPCKSRKSVNAVTETQQEPGKHKSLWKTVCSVYKKDKKRKEAMMVAKTLPAATNAESKRKVSGINRTSDLCFRKNPSFSEDTDLSCHALLERCPLRAQRAETEEELNAKLTRRVERAARRQAKQEELRRLHRAQIIQRQLEQVEVKQRQLEEKGIAVEKALRGEAGMGKKDDPSLMHQWFKLVQEKNALVRYESELMIFARELELEDRQSRLQQELRERMAVDDQLKGEDELAEERRILSEMLDVVEQRDALVALLEEQRVREKEEDSDLEAIMLSKGFSLHWD; encoded by the exons ATGTGGGACGGACAGTCTAAGACGGGTCATTTGCACGCTCTATTCGATGTCTTTGTTCAAGCCGTCACATGCAGGGAGACCCTCAGGGCCTTCCATGAGCTGTGTGAAGAGCTGAAGCTGCATCCCGGTGGTCAGCCGCAGTTCTACCACACTCTGAGGAGCAGACTGCACTACTGGAAGGCCAAAGCACTATGGGCCAAACTGGATAAAAGAGCCAGCCAGAGAGAATACATGAGAGGCCATGCTTGCACCAGCACCACG tGTCTGATCATAGGTGCAGGTCCGTGTGGATTGCGGACAGCTATAGAGCTGCGGTTTCTGGGTGCCAGGGTGGTTCTGGTGGAAAAGCGAGATACTTTCTCACGGAACAATGTTCTTCACCTTTGGCCATTCACCATCCAGGACCTCCGTGGTTTGGGGGCCAAAAAGTTCTACGGGAAGTTCTGTGCTGGAGCCATAGACCATATCA GTATTCGTCAGTTGCAGCTGATGCTTTTAAAGGTGGCCTTGTTACTGGGCGTTGAGGTTCATGTGAATGTGGAGTTCAAACATCTAGTGGAACCTCCAGAGAACCAAGAGAAAC GTGTCGGTTGGCGAGCAGAGGTCCACCCCAGCTCTCATCCAGTCAGTCAGCTGGAGTTTGATGTGGTTATTGGGGCAGATGGTAGAAGAAACACCTTACCAG GGTTTCGCAGGAAGGAGTTTCGGGGGAAACTGGCCATTGCCGTCACGGCGAATTTCATCAATCGCAACACCACGGCCGAGGCTAAAGTGGAGGAGATCAGCGGTGTTGCCTTCATCTTCAACCAGAGGTTTTTCCAGGACCTTCGGCAGGCTACCG GAATTGATCTGGAGAATATAGTATATTACAAAGACGACACTCATTACTTTGTAATGACCGCCAAAAAACAAAGTCTTCTGGAGAAAGGAGTCATTCTGCGC gattatGCTGACACTGAGATGCTGCTGTCCAGGGATAATGTGGACCAGAATGCACTGCTATCATACGCCCGTGAAGCGGCTGATTTCTCTACTAACCATCAGCTCCCTACGCTGGACTTTGCCATCAACCACTATGGGGAGCCAGATGTGGCCATGTTTGACTTTACCTGCATGTACGCCTCTGAGAACGCAGCGATGGTGTGTCAGCGCAGGGGACACCCTCTGCTGGTCGCTCTGGTGGGGGATAGTTTACTAGAG CCGTTCTGGCCAATGGGAACAGGAATTGCTCGGGGCTTCCTGGGAGCCATGGACACGGCCTGGATGGTTCGCAGCTGGGGTCAGGGCAACACCCCTTCACAGGTTCTGGCTGAGAG AGAGAGTGTGTATCGGTTGCTTCCTCAGACAACTCCAGAAAACGTCAGTAAAAACCACAGCCAGTACAGCATGGATCCAGCTAGCCGCTATCCCAACATCAATATGCAACTCATCGGCGCTGCTCAG GTGTGTCATCTCATAGACACAGGTGAGGGGCCAATTCTGAGCCTTGACGCAGTCAGCTCTCCACACCCAAGACTTACACGCCAAGGTATGTGTAACCTCATATATACTGTCTCCCacatatacattcatacacaatctaacatgctgtctgtgtgtgtagagtCAGTCGCTCGTTACAGTAAGCTGCTGAGCTGGTGTCAGGAGCAAACACTCGGTTACATGAACGTGTGTGTGATGGACTTCACAACTTCCTGGAGGAGCGGCCTGGCCCTGTGCGCTCTGATTCACAGATTCAGACCTGACCTCAT TGATTTTGCGTCTCTGGAGGAGAGTGAGGCGGAGCTCAATGGTCAGCTGGGTTTGGACATGGCGGAGCAGGAATTTGGTATTTGTCCTATAATGACCGGCAAGGAGATGAGCACGCTGGAAGAGAGCGACTCTCTTAGCATGGTCATGTACCTCAGTCAACTCTATGAGCTCCTCAAAGACACAGCACCAGCTGGTG GAAACCTGAGCTCAGAAGAGAAAGCTGTACTGTTCTCTAGCACCAGGTCACCCATCTCACTGCTCAGCAAACTGGGACAGAGTCTGTCCCGCAAACGCAATCCCAAg GATAAGAAAGAGAAGGAAACCGATAGTGTTGGAAAGAGAAGGAGAACAAGCCAGACTGGCCAGTCAGAGGAG GAGGACGTTCCTCATGATAccaaagaaaacaagacttcagAATTAACTCCTGGTTCAGAACCAAAGGTCGGGGAGGGTCACAGCAAGGTTCGGTCCATGGCGATGCAACTGCTGGCTAAATTTGAGGAGAACTCCCTGTCAGCCTCAGCCACTGCAACACGCCGACAG AGCTACATTCAGATGTATACGGGCGGAGTGAGCTCATTGGCTCAGCAGATAGCCAATCAGATTCAGAGTCAGCAGGATCAAGCTCCCATGAGGAGGGAGTTG GGGTCTCAAAAGGAGTTTCCTGTGAATATGGGCGGCAGCGATGTGTGTTATTTCTGTGGCCGTCGTGTTTATGTCATGGAAAGGCTGAGCGCGGAGGGAAAGTTCTTCCACAGGAGCTGCTTCCAGTGTGACCACTGCAGCACCACGTTACGCTTGTCCAACTACGCTTACGACCAGCTACATG GGAAGTTTTACTGTAAGCACCACTTCAGCTTCAGAATGGCTCAGAGAAAGAGACCGGCCCCACCTGTGACCCCTCGACCTACTCAG GCTCCCCCTGCTCCATCTTCGGCTTCCACGTCTTTTTCCTCTCTAGGGTCAGTGGGCACAGCCACCCCACCagacagctgttccttcatcgcCCACACAGATATGGTATCCAGCCAGGCCAAGAGATTGTGTGGTACCCCTGAACGCATTGAGCTGGAGAACTACAAACCCTGTCCAAAGCAACAGGACAGCCCACTGCAGGAGGTCCCAGAGGAGACGCTTGCACATCACAACCTCAGCACCAGCGTGCAGGAGAAGAACACAGAGGAGCAGTCCAG TAGCTCTGAGTCAGACCTTGAGGAGGAGGAGCTTGCCTGGAAGAAGGAGGAGGAGCCGAACATCAGGACcaatggagagagagagttagacctGGGGAAGGAGCTAAAGGaggaagagggaggagagaacCAGGAAAATCAAGAGGAAGAGGATGccgaagaggaggatgaggaggaagaggaagaggaagaagaaggaggaggagTTTCAGAAGAAAGTCAAGACGAGGGAGATTCTAGTGATG AGGGTGAGTACTGCCCTTGGCAGAGGGAACGGCTCTCAGGGGTGTGGCTTGAGGAAGAGGAGGCGGAGTTTGTTAAAG CAGAGTCGTTTGAAGGACACAGTGATGACACCAGCTCAGTCGGAGAGTCCACACCATGCAACCAACAGGAACAAGAAGAGTCCATTTCAATCCACCAGCCACCTGTAGAGTCCCCACCCTCTTTGAAACCACCAGAATCAGGCCCCACTCCCACATCTGAGCTATCGACGAACCCTGAGAACCCACCTGTCAAGAGATTAGAGGTCGTAGAGGAGTTCTGGCTGAAGAGCGCCGAGATCAGGAAGAGTTTAGGCCTGACTCCGCTGCCTAGAGAATGCGACCCCAAACATACGGCAGCCCAAACATCTAACGTTAAAGAAAGTTTTTACACCTCAGTCGCCTACATACCGTCGTGCAATATAAATTCTGCCTACCAAATGCCAAGAAACTGCGACTCCAGCTCACAAATGCAATCTCAAAGTACATCCCCGCCTGAACCATCTCACACTATGGAAGGCGATGCAGGTGTTGCTTTAGAAGAGACGATAGGCCGCTGTTCTGTAATCCACAGACTGAGCATCACTGTAGAAGGTTGTGTGATGGGGGACAAGCAGGATTTGGACCTTAATTCCACCTCATTTGGAAATGAAAGCATTTTAAATCCAGACACAGGTCTTCTGACTCCTCCCTACAGCCCATCTCACTCCCCTCTCGTCGGCAAGCAGTGTTGCGCCCTTCACCATTCTGAACCGATACTGGACCGAGAGGTTATCTTCTTCTCATCGACCTGTGCTATTCCTGTTCCAGAGCGGGGCAGCTTTAATCCCGACCTCGATCAAGCTCGGAGTCTTCCTCGGGATGAAATAGAGATCCTGTGTGGAGATGAGGAGGAAGAAGCTTCCAGACTGCCGGAAAGATCCGGTGTCTCAGAAACCGGAGACATGGCCAGCCAGATGGACAACTGTAGGCTGGAGCACAGGAGGACGCTTCCAGACCGGATGGTCGCCCCACTGCTGGCAGGGGGACCCGAGGTCAGGCTTCGCAGGTCAGAGATTAAGTTGTGGGGGGCAGACACGTGTgtggaggagaaagagaaaaagtgCAACTCGTTGTTTTCACCCTGTAAAAGCAGGAAGAGCGTGAACGCAGTGACTGAGACTCAGCAGGAGCCAGGAAAGCACAAGTCCCTCTGGAAGACCGTTTGTTCGGTGTATAAGAAGGACAAAAAGAGGAAGGAGGCTATGATGGTGGCAAAAACTTTACCTGCTGCAACCAACGCCGAGAGCAAGCGGAAAGTGTCGGGAATCAACAGAACCTCAG ACTTGTGTTTCCGAAAAAATCCAAGTTTCTCTGAAGATACAGACTTGTCCTGCCATGCTCTTCTAGAAAGATGTCCTCTTAGGGCTCAG AGAGCAGAAACGGAGGAAGAACTCAATGCCAAGCTGACACGCCGAGTGGAGAGAGCAGCACGCAGACAGGCCAAGCAGGAGGAGCTGCGGAGGCTGCACAGGGCACAG ATAATTCAGCGTCAGTTGGAGCAGGTGGAGGTCAAGCAGAGGCAGCTGGAGGAGAAGGGCATTGCTGTGGAGAAAGCACTCCGAGGCGAAGCAG GAATGGGAAAGAAAGATGATCCTAGCTTAATGCATCAATGGTTTAAACTGGTGCAGGAGAAGAATGCTCTCGTGCGCTATGAATCTGAGCTCATGATATT TGCACGTGAACTGGAGCTGGAGGACAGACAGAGCCGACTGCAGCAAGAACTGAGAGAGCGCATGGCAGTGGACG accaGCTGAAGGGGGAGGATGAGCTGGCGGAGGAGAGGCGTATATTGAGTGAGATGTTGGATGTGGTGGAGCAGAGGGATGCACTTGTGGCCTTGCTGGAGGAACAGCGAGTGAGGGAGAAAGAAGAGGACAGTGACCTGGAGGCCATCATGCTTTCTAAGGGCTTCAGTCTGCACTGGGACTGA